A genomic region of Janthinobacterium lividum contains the following coding sequences:
- the xylF gene encoding D-xylose ABC transporter substrate-binding protein translates to MTAMLALSSSAALADAKNPKIGFSIDDLRVERWTRDRDFFIAAAEKQGAKVFVQSADASEQRQISQIENLISRGVDVLVIVPFNATVLNNTVKEAKKAGIKVLSYDRLILNADIDAYISFDNEKVGEMQAEGVTKLQPKGNYYLLGGSPTDNNAKMLREGQMKVLKPFIDKGDIKIVGQQWVKDWSATEALSIVENALTANGNKIDAIVASNDGTAGGAIQALAAQKLAGKVPVSGQDADLAAVKRVIAGTQSMTVYKPLKTIASEAAKLAVQLARNEKPAYNFSYDNGLKKVSTVLLKPTPLTKANVNILVDDGFYTKAQLGN, encoded by the coding sequence ATGACCGCCATGCTGGCATTGAGCAGCAGCGCCGCTCTGGCCGATGCGAAAAACCCGAAGATCGGCTTTTCCATCGACGATTTGCGCGTGGAACGCTGGACGCGCGACCGCGATTTCTTTATCGCCGCCGCCGAAAAGCAGGGCGCCAAAGTCTTCGTGCAGTCGGCCGACGCCAGCGAGCAGCGCCAGATTTCGCAGATCGAAAACCTGATCTCGCGCGGCGTCGACGTGCTGGTGATCGTGCCGTTCAACGCGACAGTGCTCAACAACACCGTCAAGGAAGCGAAAAAGGCCGGCATCAAGGTGCTGTCGTATGACCGCCTGATCCTGAATGCCGATATCGACGCGTATATCTCGTTCGACAACGAGAAAGTGGGCGAAATGCAGGCCGAGGGCGTGACCAAGCTGCAGCCGAAGGGCAATTACTACCTGCTGGGCGGCTCGCCGACCGACAACAACGCCAAGATGCTGCGCGAAGGCCAGATGAAGGTGCTCAAACCGTTCATCGACAAGGGCGACATCAAGATCGTCGGCCAGCAGTGGGTGAAGGACTGGAGCGCCACCGAAGCGCTGTCCATCGTGGAAAACGCGCTGACGGCCAACGGCAACAAGATCGACGCCATCGTCGCCTCGAACGACGGCACGGCCGGCGGCGCCATCCAGGCCCTGGCAGCGCAAAAGCTGGCCGGCAAGGTGCCGGTCTCGGGCCAGGACGCCGATCTGGCGGCGGTGAAACGCGTCATCGCCGGCACGCAATCGATGACCGTCTACAAACCCCTGAAAACCATCGCTTCGGAAGCGGCCAAACTGGCCGTGCAACTGGCGCGCAATGAAAAGCCGGCTTACAACTTCAGCTATGACAACGGCCTGAAAAAGGTCAGCACGGTGCTGCTGAAGCCTACGCCGCTGACCAAGGCGAATGTGAACATTCTCGTCGACGATGGGTTCTATACCAAGGCGCAACTCGGTAATTGA
- the xylG gene encoding D-xylose ABC transporter ATP-binding protein — MSDYLLEMKGIVKQFGGVRALDGIDLQVRAGECIGLCGENGAGKSTLMKVLSGVYPHGTWEGDILWDGQPLRAQSIRDTEDAGIIIIHQELMLVPQLSVAENIFMGRELTLPGGRMHYAAMYKRADELLRELKIPELNVAQPVMNYGGGHQQLVEIAKALNKNARLLILDEPSSSLTASEIAVLLDILRALKAKGVTCIYISHKLDEVAAICDTIVVIRDGKHIATTPMAQMNVERIIAQMVGREMSQLYPQRAQPPVIGEVLFEARHVTCIDADNPQRKRVDDVSFTLRKGEILGIAGLVGAGRTELVSALFGAYQGPCQAEVWLDGRKIDTRSPQKAIAMGLAMVPEDRKHHGIVPDLDVGQNITLAVLEEFARATRIDGEAELTAVRGEIAQLELKAASPSLPITSLSGGNQQKAVLAKMLLTRPRVLILDEPTRGVDVGAKYEIYKLMLALADRGVAIIMVSSELAEVLGVSDRVLVMGEGRLRGDFINDDLSQETVLAAALDQRPAPAANTANKEPAA; from the coding sequence ATGTCCGACTATCTGCTTGAAATGAAAGGCATCGTCAAACAGTTTGGCGGTGTCCGCGCGCTTGACGGCATCGACCTGCAGGTGCGGGCCGGCGAGTGCATCGGCTTGTGCGGCGAGAATGGCGCCGGCAAGTCGACCCTGATGAAGGTGCTGTCCGGCGTGTACCCGCACGGCACCTGGGAGGGCGACATCCTGTGGGATGGCCAACCCCTGCGCGCGCAATCGATCCGCGACACGGAAGACGCGGGCATCATCATCATCCACCAGGAACTGATGCTGGTGCCGCAGCTGTCCGTGGCCGAAAATATCTTCATGGGCCGCGAGCTCACCCTGCCCGGCGGGCGCATGCATTACGCGGCCATGTACAAGCGCGCCGACGAGCTGCTGCGCGAACTGAAAATTCCCGAACTGAACGTGGCGCAGCCCGTGATGAATTACGGCGGCGGCCACCAGCAGCTGGTGGAAATCGCCAAGGCGCTCAACAAGAATGCGCGTTTGCTGATCCTCGACGAGCCGTCGTCGTCGCTGACGGCGTCGGAAATCGCCGTGCTGCTCGATATCCTGCGCGCACTGAAGGCCAAGGGCGTCACCTGCATCTATATTTCGCACAAGCTCGATGAAGTGGCGGCCATCTGCGACACCATCGTCGTCATCCGCGACGGCAAGCACATCGCCACCACGCCGATGGCGCAGATGAACGTCGAACGCATCATCGCGCAGATGGTGGGCCGCGAAATGAGCCAGCTGTATCCGCAGCGCGCGCAGCCGCCGGTCATTGGCGAGGTGCTGTTCGAGGCGCGCCACGTGACCTGCATCGATGCCGACAACCCGCAGCGCAAGCGGGTCGACGATGTGTCATTCACCCTGCGCAAGGGCGAGATCCTCGGCATCGCCGGCCTGGTGGGGGCGGGGCGCACGGAGCTCGTCTCGGCCCTGTTCGGCGCATACCAGGGGCCGTGCCAGGCCGAAGTGTGGCTCGATGGCCGCAAGATCGATACCCGCTCGCCGCAAAAGGCCATCGCCATGGGCCTGGCGATGGTGCCGGAAGACCGCAAGCACCACGGCATCGTGCCCGACCTCGACGTGGGGCAGAACATCACCCTGGCCGTGCTGGAAGAATTCGCGCGCGCCACGCGCATCGATGGCGAGGCGGAATTGACGGCCGTGCGCGGCGAGATCGCCCAGCTGGAACTGAAGGCGGCCAGCCCTTCGCTGCCGATTACGAGCCTGTCGGGCGGCAACCAGCAAAAGGCCGTGCTGGCCAAGATGCTGCTGACGCGCCCGCGCGTGCTGATCCTCGACGAACCCACGCGCGGCGTGGACGTGGGCGCCAAATATGAAATCTACAAATTGATGCTGGCGCTGGCCGACCGGGGCGTGGCCATCATCATGGTCTCGTCGGAACTGGCCGAAGTGCTGGGCGTGTCCGACCGCGTGCTGGTGATGGGCGAAGGTCGCCTGCGCGGCGACTTTATCAACGATGACCTGAGCCAGGAAACCGTGCTGGCGGCGGCGCTGGACCAGCGTCCGGCACCCGCCGCCAACACCGCAAACAAGGAACCCGCAGCATGA
- a CDS encoding sugar ABC transporter permease, producing the protein MKPHSIKQLFTQYKMLALLIAVALIWAFFSWKTEGSFLTPRNLSNLLRQMSVTGILACGMVLVIIAGEIDLSIGSLLGLLGGIAAVLDVTQHWPLALNLAAVLGCGLVIGLLNGYLTAYRGIPSFIVGLGGMLAYRGILLGITGGITIAPVSEPMVYLGQGYLPAVPGIVLGIGLFLLAAFLTWRARASRAQHGLPQTAPWADGLRLAVIGAVLYAFVQTLNGYEGIPLPVLLLLALLGLFSYITSQTVFGRRIYAVGSNMEATRLSGINVKAVKLWIFGIMGLMCALAGLINTGRLAAGSPSAGTFSELDAIAACFIGGTSMRGGSGTVYGALIGALVMASLDNGMSMLDVDTYWQMIVKGSILTLAVWVDVSTRAGRR; encoded by the coding sequence ATGAAACCGCACAGTATCAAACAGCTGTTCACCCAATACAAGATGCTGGCCCTGCTGATCGCCGTGGCGCTGATCTGGGCCTTCTTTTCGTGGAAGACGGAGGGCAGTTTCCTCACGCCGCGCAACCTGTCGAACCTGCTGCGCCAGATGTCCGTCACCGGCATCCTCGCCTGCGGCATGGTGCTGGTGATTATCGCCGGCGAGATCGACCTGTCGATCGGTTCCCTGCTGGGCTTACTCGGCGGCATCGCCGCCGTGCTGGACGTGACGCAGCACTGGCCGCTGGCCCTGAACCTGGCGGCCGTACTCGGCTGCGGCCTGGTGATCGGTTTGCTCAACGGCTACCTGACGGCCTACCGGGGCATCCCCTCCTTCATCGTGGGACTGGGCGGCATGCTGGCGTACCGCGGCATCCTGCTGGGCATCACGGGCGGCATCACGATCGCGCCCGTCTCCGAGCCGATGGTCTACCTGGGGCAGGGCTATCTGCCCGCCGTGCCCGGCATCGTGCTGGGCATCGGCCTGTTCCTGCTGGCCGCCTTCCTGACGTGGCGCGCGCGTGCCAGCCGCGCACAGCATGGCTTGCCGCAGACGGCGCCCTGGGCCGACGGCTTGCGTCTGGCCGTCATCGGCGCCGTGCTGTATGCCTTTGTGCAAACCCTGAACGGCTATGAAGGCATCCCGCTGCCCGTGCTGTTGCTGCTGGCCTTGCTGGGACTGTTCAGCTACATCACCAGCCAGACCGTGTTTGGCCGGCGCATCTACGCTGTCGGCAGCAATATGGAAGCGACGCGCCTGTCCGGCATCAACGTGAAAGCCGTCAAGCTGTGGATCTTCGGCATCATGGGCCTGATGTGCGCGCTGGCGGGCCTGATCAACACGGGCCGCCTGGCGGCCGGTTCGCCCTCGGCCGGCACCTTCAGCGAACTCGATGCGATTGCCGCCTGCTTCATCGGCGGCACCTCGATGCGCGGCGGCTCGGGCACCGTGTACGGCGCCCTGATCGGCGCGCTGGTGATGGCCAGCCTGGATAACGGCATGTCCATGCTGGACGTGGACACCTACTGGCAGATGATCGTAAAAGGCAGTATCCTCACCCTCGCCGTGTGGGTCGATGTCAGCACCCGGGCCGGACGCAGATAG
- a CDS encoding XylR family transcriptional regulator produces MKLPTAHRIALLFNGNKIYDRDIIAGIAAYLNTTRVSWDLFLEEDFRCRLPGIERWQGDGIIADFDDPAVCAALANSHLPVVAVGGSYARAEDYPAGIPYVATDNFKIVKLAYEHLVEAGLSRFACFSLPEADVNRWAQERETAFCALMERDHMRADVYRGVATSAPSWDEAVEQQIAWLNSLEKPVGIIAVSDARARQLLQACMHAGIAVPEQVALIGIDNDPLARMLTRIPLSSVIQGTEEMGRTAAHLLHQMLNGARLSGTRILVPPAGLNVLASTRHQPFQHPQVMQARHFIRQYACQGIKTEQVADYVGVSRSSLEAHFRHELGRSVHDEILHFKLDAAKTLLARGPGQVAEVAVRCGFTTVQYMHAVFKRELGCTPREFQQRSRPPPAPGPAP; encoded by the coding sequence ATGAAACTGCCGACCGCGCACCGTATCGCGCTGCTTTTCAATGGCAACAAGATCTATGACCGCGACATCATCGCCGGCATCGCCGCCTATCTGAACACCACGCGCGTGTCCTGGGACCTGTTCCTGGAAGAGGATTTTCGCTGCCGCCTGCCTGGCATCGAACGCTGGCAGGGCGACGGCATCATCGCCGATTTCGACGACCCGGCCGTCTGTGCGGCGCTGGCCAACAGCCACCTGCCGGTGGTGGCCGTCGGCGGCTCGTATGCGCGCGCGGAGGATTACCCGGCCGGCATCCCGTACGTGGCGACCGATAATTTCAAGATCGTCAAGCTTGCCTATGAACACCTGGTGGAAGCGGGATTGAGCCGCTTTGCCTGTTTCAGCCTGCCCGAGGCCGATGTCAACCGCTGGGCGCAGGAGCGCGAAACGGCGTTTTGCGCCTTGATGGAGCGCGACCATATGCGTGCCGACGTGTACCGGGGCGTCGCCACCAGCGCGCCCTCGTGGGACGAAGCGGTGGAGCAGCAGATCGCATGGCTCAACAGCCTGGAAAAACCCGTCGGCATCATCGCTGTCAGCGACGCGCGCGCGCGCCAGCTGCTGCAGGCGTGCATGCATGCGGGGATCGCCGTGCCGGAGCAAGTGGCCCTGATCGGCATCGACAACGACCCGCTGGCGCGCATGCTTACGCGCATTCCATTGAGTTCCGTGATCCAGGGCACGGAGGAAATGGGCCGCACGGCGGCGCATTTGCTGCACCAGATGTTGAATGGCGCGCGCCTGTCCGGCACGCGCATCCTCGTGCCGCCGGCCGGCCTGAACGTGCTCGCTTCCACGCGCCACCAGCCCTTCCAGCATCCGCAGGTGATGCAGGCGCGCCACTTCATCCGCCAGTACGCCTGCCAGGGCATCAAGACGGAGCAGGTGGCCGATTACGTGGGGGTCTCGCGCTCCTCGCTCGAAGCGCACTTCCGCCATGAGCTGGGGCGTAGCGTGCACGATGAAATCCTGCATTTCAAGCTCGATGCGGCCAAGACCCTGCTGGCGCGCGGGCCGGGGCAGGTGGCCGAGGTGGCCGTGCGTTGCGGCTTTACCACGGTGCAGTACATGCATGCCGTCTTCAAGCGCGAACTCGGTTGCACGCCGCGCGAATTCCAGCAGCGCAGCCGGCCGCCGCCAGCGCCCGGACCGGCGCCATGA
- a CDS encoding 2-dehydro-3-deoxygalactonokinase: MNILTIDAGTTNTRTLLWRAGAVVAQAQLETGVRNTAIDGHNGALKQALRDTIASVLAGAGIAPSEVDLALASGMITSPMGVREVPHLPAPAGLAQLAQGMQAVDLPDVLAQPLWLIPGVRNQHGAVGLHNVEAMDMMRGEETEVVALLERLQLRGAATLIMPGSHTKLISVDEQRRILGCSTTIAGELLQAITQHTLIKQSVDGGFAQTLVPKMLLAGAAAAQKTGLARACFSVRTLGQFSAVECNERANFLMGAVLSGDLLALRNSTAIQMRPDTPLVITGKPMLRQALGLLIEEHGFFYGKRIIVDDQQQANLAGHGALLIAASRGLISPQETV, from the coding sequence ATGAACATACTCACCATCGATGCCGGCACTACCAATACGCGTACCTTGCTGTGGCGCGCGGGCGCCGTCGTCGCCCAGGCGCAGCTGGAAACGGGCGTGCGCAATACCGCCATCGATGGCCATAACGGCGCGCTGAAACAGGCGCTGCGCGACACCATCGCCAGCGTGCTGGCCGGTGCCGGCATCGCGCCATCCGAGGTGGACCTGGCGCTGGCGTCTGGCATGATCACTTCGCCCATGGGCGTGCGGGAAGTGCCGCATTTGCCGGCGCCTGCCGGCCTGGCCCAGCTGGCGCAAGGCATGCAGGCGGTGGACTTGCCCGACGTGCTGGCGCAGCCCCTGTGGCTGATTCCCGGCGTGCGCAACCAGCATGGCGCCGTCGGCCTGCATAACGTCGAAGCGATGGACATGATGCGCGGCGAAGAGACGGAAGTCGTCGCGCTGCTCGAGCGCCTGCAGTTGCGGGGCGCGGCGACCCTGATCATGCCCGGCTCGCATACCAAACTGATCAGCGTGGACGAGCAGCGCCGCATCCTCGGCTGCAGCACCACCATCGCGGGCGAGCTGCTGCAGGCGATCACGCAGCACACCCTGATCAAGCAATCGGTCGACGGCGGATTTGCCCAGACCCTGGTGCCGAAAATGCTGCTGGCCGGCGCGGCAGCGGCGCAAAAAACGGGGCTGGCGCGCGCCTGCTTCAGCGTGCGCACCCTGGGCCAGTTCAGCGCTGTCGAATGCAATGAGCGGGCCAATTTCCTGATGGGTGCCGTCCTCAGCGGCGACCTGCTGGCGCTGCGCAACAGCACCGCCATCCAGATGCGGCCCGATACGCCGCTCGTCATTACCGGTAAACCCATGCTGCGCCAGGCGCTCGGGCTGCTGATCGAAGAACACGGATTTTTTTATGGCAAGCGCATCATCGTTGACGACCAGCAGCAAGCCAATCTGGCCGGTCACGGTGCGCTGCTGATCGCCGCCTCGCGCGGCTTGATTTCCCCGCAGGAGACAGTATGA
- the araD gene encoding L-arabinonate dehydratase, with translation MSSNKNKRPLRSQAWFGGDDKDSFIHRSWMKNQGYPSDAFDGRPVIGICNTWSELTPCNGHFRDLAEMVKRGVLEAGGFPVEFPVMSLGETNLRPTAMLFRNLASMDVEESIRANPIDGVVLLTGCDKTTPALLMGAASVDLPTIVLSGGPMLNGNYRGKPIGSGTDVWKFSEDVRAGRMTSNEFKQAESCMSRSAGHCMTMGTASTMASMVEALGVTLPGNAAIPAVDARRKLQAQLTGRRIVDMVHEDLKLSQILTREAFENAIMVNGAIGGSTNAVIHLLAIAGRIGVDMRLGDWDRLGRDIPCLLNLMPSGQYLMEDFYYAGGLPVIIRDLLGKLHGEALTVTGASMAVNVAEAENFNPEVITPLAQPFKDEGGIAVLHGNLAPRGAVIKPSAASPELMQHRGRAVVFNSIEHYKKRVDDPALDIDASCVMVLQNCGPQGYPGMAEVGNMGLPKKLLEQGVRDMVRISDARMSGTAYGTVVLHVAPEAAVGGPLALVRDGDMIELDVAGRRLHLDVDEAELARRRAEWSAPPPAMKGGYQSMYIKHVTQADEGADLDFLVGCRGSAVPRESH, from the coding sequence ATGAGCAGCAACAAGAACAAGCGTCCCTTGCGTTCGCAAGCGTGGTTTGGCGGCGACGACAAGGACAGTTTTATTCACCGCAGCTGGATGAAGAACCAGGGCTATCCCAGCGACGCCTTCGATGGCCGTCCCGTCATCGGCATCTGCAATACCTGGTCCGAGCTGACGCCCTGCAATGGCCATTTCCGCGACCTGGCCGAGATGGTCAAGCGCGGCGTGCTCGAAGCGGGCGGCTTTCCCGTCGAATTTCCCGTCATGTCGCTGGGCGAGACGAATCTGCGTCCGACGGCCATGCTGTTCCGTAACCTGGCCAGCATGGATGTGGAAGAATCGATCCGCGCCAACCCGATCGACGGGGTGGTGTTGCTGACGGGCTGCGACAAGACCACCCCGGCCCTGCTGATGGGCGCGGCCAGCGTGGACTTGCCGACCATCGTGCTGTCGGGCGGTCCCATGTTGAACGGGAATTACCGCGGCAAACCGATCGGTTCAGGCACGGACGTATGGAAGTTTTCCGAAGACGTGCGGGCAGGGCGCATGACCTCAAACGAATTCAAGCAGGCCGAATCGTGCATGTCGCGCTCCGCCGGTCACTGCATGACGATGGGCACGGCTTCCACCATGGCCAGCATGGTCGAAGCGCTGGGCGTGACCTTGCCCGGCAACGCGGCCATTCCCGCCGTCGATGCGCGCCGCAAGCTGCAGGCGCAACTGACGGGCCGGCGCATCGTCGATATGGTGCATGAAGACCTGAAACTGTCGCAGATCCTCACGCGCGAAGCGTTTGAAAACGCCATCATGGTCAACGGCGCCATCGGCGGCTCGACCAATGCCGTGATCCACCTGCTGGCCATCGCCGGGCGCATCGGCGTGGACATGCGCCTGGGTGACTGGGACCGCCTGGGCCGCGACATTCCCTGCCTGCTGAACCTGATGCCGTCGGGCCAGTACCTGATGGAAGATTTTTACTATGCGGGCGGCCTGCCCGTGATCATCCGCGATCTGCTGGGCAAATTGCATGGCGAGGCGCTCACCGTCACGGGCGCCAGCATGGCCGTCAACGTGGCCGAAGCGGAAAATTTCAATCCCGAGGTGATCACGCCGCTGGCGCAGCCCTTCAAGGACGAAGGCGGCATCGCCGTCCTGCATGGCAACCTGGCCCCGCGCGGCGCCGTCATCAAGCCGTCGGCCGCTTCGCCGGAACTGATGCAGCACCGTGGCCGCGCCGTCGTCTTCAACAGCATCGAGCATTATAAAAAGCGCGTCGACGATCCCGCGCTCGATATCGACGCCAGCTGCGTGATGGTGCTGCAAAATTGCGGCCCGCAGGGCTATCCGGGCATGGCGGAAGTGGGCAATATGGGACTGCCGAAAAAACTGCTGGAGCAGGGCGTGCGCGACATGGTGCGCATCTCGGACGCGCGCATGAGCGGCACGGCTTACGGCACGGTGGTGCTGCACGTGGCGCCGGAAGCGGCCGTGGGCGGGCCGCTGGCATTGGTGCGCGATGGCGACATGATTGAACTGGATGTGGCGGGGCGCCGCTTGCACCTGGACGTCGACGAGGCCGAACTGGCGCGGCGGCGCGCCGAGTGGAGCGCGCCGCCGCCGGCCATGAAGGGCGGCTACCAGTCGATGTATATCAAGCACGTGACGCAGGCCGACGAAGGCGCGGACCTGGACTTTCTCGTCGGCTGCCGCGGCTCGGCGGTTCCGCGCGAATCACACTGA
- a CDS encoding SMP-30/gluconolactonase/LRE family protein, with product MGTQAQLLVDAQNFLGEGVRWCERSGRVFWTNIEGCQLHALVLDTGERQSWAMPERLACFALTESDDVLLLGLASGLAWFDARSGAVTRLHTVEGDLPMTRLNDGRCDRQGRFVFGTLDERPCRDAIASFYRLNLDLTLERLPLPQIAISNSICFSVDGTAMYFCDSMKKAIYRWDDYLGGDASRVRVFAVLDPGPGAADGATIDADDYLWSAQWGAGRVLRFAPDGSVERKISLPVSQPSCVSLGGPHYDELFVTTAQESLSPAQLESEPLAGGLFHARQVGVRGLPEVRFGALPA from the coding sequence ATGGGGACACAGGCCCAACTACTGGTCGATGCGCAGAATTTTTTGGGCGAGGGCGTGCGCTGGTGCGAACGCAGCGGCCGCGTTTTCTGGACGAATATCGAAGGCTGCCAGCTGCATGCGCTGGTGCTGGACACGGGGGAGCGCCAGAGCTGGGCCATGCCCGAGCGCCTGGCGTGCTTCGCGCTGACGGAGAGCGACGATGTGCTGTTGCTGGGACTGGCTTCCGGACTGGCCTGGTTTGACGCGCGCAGCGGGGCCGTCACGCGCTTGCACACGGTGGAGGGGGACTTGCCCATGACGCGCCTGAACGATGGCCGCTGCGACCGCCAGGGACGCTTTGTCTTCGGCACGCTCGATGAACGCCCGTGCCGCGATGCGATCGCCAGCTTTTATCGCCTCAACCTGGACTTGACCCTGGAGCGCTTGCCGCTGCCGCAGATCGCCATCTCGAACAGCATCTGCTTCAGCGTCGACGGCACGGCCATGTACTTCTGCGATTCGATGAAAAAGGCGATCTATCGCTGGGATGATTACCTGGGGGGCGACGCCAGCCGGGTGCGCGTGTTTGCCGTGCTCGATCCGGGGCCGGGCGCCGCCGATGGCGCCACCATCGACGCGGATGACTACCTGTGGAGCGCGCAGTGGGGCGCCGGCAGGGTCTTGCGCTTCGCGCCGGACGGCAGCGTCGAGCGCAAGATCAGCCTGCCCGTCTCGCAGCCCAGCTGCGTGAGCCTGGGCGGGCCGCACTACGATGAATTGTTCGTCACGACGGCGCAGGAGAGCTTGAGCCCGGCCCAGCTGGAGAGCGAACCGCTGGCCGGGGGATTGTTTCATGCGCGCCAGGTGGGCGTGCGCGGTTTGCCGGAAGTGCGCTTTGGCGCCCTGCCGGCCTGA
- a CDS encoding bifunctional 2-keto-4-hydroxyglutarate aldolase/2-keto-3-deoxy-6-phosphogluconate aldolase — MQKHTVFEGIIERGMVGIVRASSAQAAVQIAEACIAGGITALEVAFTTPDTLGVLRTLRERHGHDVLLGAGTVLDTETARAAILAGAQFIISPGVNVETITLCQRYQVLSMPGAMTPTEIVTALQAGADIVKVFPAEMFGPAYIKALRAPLPQAPLMPTGGVTVENLHAWFASGAVAVGIGSSLSGPGATGDYAAVTARAQAFVAKMAAVRKAKSSG, encoded by the coding sequence ATGCAGAAGCACACGGTTTTCGAGGGCATTATCGAACGGGGCATGGTCGGCATCGTGCGCGCCTCTTCGGCGCAGGCGGCCGTGCAGATTGCCGAGGCATGTATCGCCGGCGGCATCACGGCGCTGGAAGTAGCGTTCACCACGCCCGATACCCTGGGCGTGCTGCGCACCCTGCGCGAACGCCATGGTCATGACGTGCTGCTGGGCGCGGGCACGGTGCTCGATACGGAGACGGCGCGCGCCGCCATCCTGGCCGGTGCCCAATTCATCATCTCGCCCGGCGTGAACGTGGAGACCATCACGCTGTGCCAGCGCTACCAGGTGCTGTCCATGCCGGGGGCGATGACGCCGACGGAGATCGTCACGGCCCTGCAGGCCGGTGCCGACATCGTCAAGGTCTTCCCCGCCGAGATGTTCGGTCCCGCCTACATCAAGGCCCTGCGCGCGCCCCTGCCGCAAGCGCCGCTGATGCCCACGGGCGGCGTGACGGTGGAAAACCTGCATGCATGGTTTGCCAGCGGCGCCGTGGCCGTGGGTATCGGCAGCAGCCTGAGTGGCCCGGGCGCCACGGGAGATTACGCGGCCGTGACGGCGCGCGCGCAAGCCTTCGTGGCGAAGATGGCGGCCGTGCGTAAGGCTAAGTCTTCTGGCTAG
- a CDS encoding CoA-binding protein, with protein sequence MPNIARILQDSRIIAIVGMSDKPERASHEVADYLLQQGYRVLPVNPALAGRDVLGQRAYATLTEAAAAVAPARIDIVDCFRKSADILPIAEEAIAVKAGCLWLQLDVVNEQAAQLARAAGLEVVMDHCTKIEHRKLAVAA encoded by the coding sequence ATGCCCAACATCGCCCGCATCCTGCAAGACAGCCGCATCATCGCCATCGTCGGCATGTCCGACAAGCCCGAACGCGCCAGCCATGAAGTGGCCGACTACCTGTTGCAGCAGGGCTACCGCGTATTGCCCGTCAATCCGGCCCTCGCCGGGCGCGATGTGCTGGGGCAGCGCGCCTATGCCACCCTGACGGAGGCTGCGGCAGCCGTGGCGCCGGCGCGCATCGACATCGTCGATTGCTTCCGCAAGTCGGCAGACATCCTGCCCATCGCCGAGGAAGCCATTGCCGTCAAGGCCGGCTGCCTGTGGCTGCAGCTCGATGTCGTCAACGAACAGGCGGCGCAACTGGCACGGGCGGCGGGGCTGGAGGTGGTGATGGACCATTGCACAAAAATCGAGCACCGCAAGCTGGCGGTGGCGGCATGA
- a CDS encoding PPK2 family polyphosphate kinase, translated as MKARTQFRAGKDFELNEDFAGKRLLGAATKAANKKLTAAQCKALDREETVALTAQIAECQSMLYAQHKKKVLLVLQGMDTSGKDGTVKAIFSNINPMGIRAVAFKGPTDIELAHDYLWRVHQHVPVKGEIAIFNRSHYEDVLITRVQDMIEKAECQRRYAQIRDFERMLSETGTVILKIFLHISKDEQRGRLQERLDDPDRQWKFDPNDIAQRKKWDGYQRAYETAIRETDADHAPWYVVPSNSKTQRNLVVASLLLETLQGMKLEYPAPDPKLSSFKVE; from the coding sequence ATGAAGGCGCGCACACAATTTCGTGCCGGCAAGGATTTTGAGCTGAACGAGGATTTCGCCGGCAAGCGCCTGCTGGGCGCCGCCACCAAGGCGGCGAACAAGAAGCTGACGGCAGCCCAGTGCAAGGCCCTGGACCGCGAGGAAACCGTGGCCCTGACGGCGCAGATCGCCGAGTGCCAGAGCATGCTGTATGCGCAGCACAAAAAGAAGGTGCTGCTGGTCTTGCAGGGCATGGATACGTCGGGCAAGGATGGCACGGTCAAGGCGATCTTCAGCAATATCAATCCGATGGGCATCCGCGCCGTGGCGTTCAAGGGGCCTACCGATATCGAACTGGCGCACGATTACCTGTGGCGCGTGCACCAGCACGTGCCCGTCAAGGGCGAGATCGCCATCTTCAACCGCAGCCATTACGAGGATGTGCTGATCACGCGCGTGCAGGACATGATCGAGAAGGCCGAATGCCAGCGCCGCTACGCGCAGATCCGCGATTTCGAGCGCATGCTGAGCGAAACAGGCACCGTCATCCTGAAAATCTTCCTGCATATCTCGAAGGACGAGCAGCGCGGACGGCTGCAGGAGCGGCTCGACGATCCCGACCGCCAGTGGAAGTTCGACCCCAACGATATCGCCCAGCGCAAGAAGTGGGATGGCTACCAGCGCGCCTATGAAACGGCGATCCGCGAGACGGATGCCGACCACGCGCCGTGGTACGTGGTGCCATCGAACTCCAAGACGCAGCGCAACCTGGTGGTGGCGTCCCTGCTGCTGGAAACCCTGCAGGGCATGAAGCTGGAATACCCGGCGCCGGACCCGAAACTGTCGTCTTTCAAGGTCGAGTAG